AGCGTGTACTGCACGCCATCAAGGCCCATCGTCGAGATATAACCGAGCTGTGAATTCAGTTCCCGATAAGCCTCATAATCCTGACCGGTAAGTGGACTATTAATGACTGTACGAAATGATGGCGTTGTGCTGTACGTGGCAAAAGCATATTCAATCGTTTGAATTTTCTGCTCCAACGTGTTGCGCACTTGCATGATCAGACTTTGCCGGCCTTCCCCTACCCGTTCAATGACGGATTTCGTAGTGGAGACATAGATATAGCTTCCAAAAGCAACAACAATTCCGATACTTAAGAGGAGAACAGGAACAAAGATGTTGGTAAAGGTTTTGCTCTTACGCACAAAATGGCCCCCTCCATTATGAAATTCGTCAACAAGCTGTATTCAGTCGTCACGAGACGTATTCATTATTTTGTAATCGCTTGCACATAACAGCACGAAAAGATTTCTAATGGATTTTATAAACACCACACTCTTGAATTTTAACATGGCAATCGACAAGAGTGTGGACATAAAGCATTAGAAACTAGCCAAAAATTGCACAAGGAGGACATGAAAGGTGCTACCATTTTACGAGATTCGCAAGGATGATTTATCTGTAATTCGAAATGCCAAGCAGATATCTTTCCCCGCACATATGCACGGTTACATAGAAATTCTATACGTGCTCTCAGGGTCTCAACGGGTTGAGATTAACGAAAAAATGTACGAGTTACATAAGGGTGATGTGGCACTGATCTTTCCAGATATAATTCATCGTTATGAAACAAGCGGGTATCCTACCACCAACGAAGTATTATTGATTATTCACCCCAAAATTTTTGGTGGCCTGTTTCCTGATCTCACCCGCTTTCACCCGGAGAACCCAATCGTTACCCAACCCTTTGTCCATGAAGACGTCGCTAGCGCTTTTGAAAGAATAAAGCGGGAAGATGATTATGCGATCAAACTAGGCTGGACCCACATCATCATGTCCCATTTATTACGAGAGATTGAATTCAAACAAATACAGCGCTCTCCTATACAAGACTTGTCCAAAAAATTAATGGAGTATTTGTCTAATCATTTTACGGAACCGATTACGTTGGATTCACTCGCTGCCGAATTTAATGTAAGTAAATATTATATTTCTCGGATCTTCTCCAATAAGATCAAAATAAATCTTCGAAACTATCTCTCCATGCTTCGGGTAGAGTATGCTTCCATGCTGATTCGTACAACGGATGCATCTTTAACGACGATATGTGTGAACGCAGGTTTTGATAGCCAACGTACATTTAATCGTGTATTTCGAGCCATTTATGGAATGACACCGCGAGATTTTAAAAACAATGTCCACAATTATCTAAAATAATGTTCCCACTTTTGGATATATGTTTGTGTTTCATTGAGTTGAGAATTTGATATTCCAGTTGCATGCTTGCACGGATAGATCTCTATTAGATCATGTTCTTGTTCTAAACTTATGAATCACTTCTGAAATTCGCGGTAATCGGACTATATTCTTGTCTCTCAACAAATGGCAGGTCCAGCACAAAATACGATCTAAACGATGTTTTACTCTTAGCAAAAATGCACATTCACCCTTCTCTCCATTGCTTTGCCTAAGTGCCCGCGACACTTCTCCATCATTTGAACTCCCACCTGTAACACAGTTTTCATTCAAGTTAGTTAAACAAAAAACAGCCGATCACGTTGATCGGCTGCCTCCTTGTTTGTGAGCTATCGTCTCACATTGGTATATTTACATTTATTGCAAAAATATCTTGATAATCATTTCCTTCAAGAGTTCCGTTAATCGTCTTGCCCATAGCAACCAAGCCCTCTTAAACGCTTTTTAAGTCGAATTTTAATCATTCATCCAATATTATTCTTCTTCATAAACAACGACGGTTTTACTTTCTTCTTCCCATTGCACGGTTGCATCCAATGCCTCACTTATGAAACGTACGGGTACATAAGTACTGCCTTTTGTGATAGTGGCTGGCGCATCCAAAGAGACGTTTTTGCCATTAACTGTTGCAGTCTTACTGTCAACCACAAGTTTAATGCTCACCCCATCCTTCGTGACAATGATGGAGCGTTCTTCGGGATTCCATGCCACTTCGGCTTTCAAAGACTCAGCTATGGCGCGAAAAGGAACAAACGTGTTGCCCTTTTTGACAAAAGGTTCGGAGTCAGAAGCTTCCCCGTTCACATACAGCTTCACCCCATTCTTTTTACCCGCCTTTTCATTGAGTTTTCCCATTGTTTTGTACAGGTCCAGGTTTTTAAAATTGGCTTTAATGGCCTCTTCCTGCAAATACACCGCGTCAGTCACACTACCGTTTTTTTCGAGCATTTCTGCTGCAGTTTCCAACGCCTTGTCCTTTTCAAGGATGGCTTCAAGTTCTTTAATTTGTTCGTCCGTCAGCTCAGTCGCATATTTTGTAAGCAAAATATCGGCTAGTACAGCACCTGCCGGTTTATCTTCCACATGTTGAATAGCATTTAGCAAACCTTTGTATCCTTTGGAGCCTTTTTTCTTGGGTTCGGTTGGATCGGTTATATTCTCTGTCTCCAATGTTGAAGAATCCTTAACTTTGTCATCTTCAGGGCTGACCGTTTCAGCAGACTCGACTTCCTCGGTCTGTTTCTCCTCAATTGGAGTTTCTTTGTCTTTGGGTGCTTTTGACGATACCTCTTTACCTGATTGTCCGGGTGGAGTGTTTCCCGGTTTGGCTGAGGTTGTGCCTGCGGCGGTGGCAAGCATTAGCGCCAGACTGGTTAGCAAGATGACTGTTTTTTTCATTGACGATTCCTCCTGAAGTAAAAAAATATATGCTCCTTCATTATCGGCAGAATAAATACTTTCTGATAGGAATTTTACGAATAATTCGCCTATCTCCTTTTCTTGAATACATTGTAGTGAAATCAAACCTGAAGGGCGGCATCAAATATGAATTTTGCTTATCGTGAAGCGATCCTTTTTACTTCAAATGTTGGGGGTGGTTCGTACGACATTTGGCTTTATCAACCTTTAACAGGTCAGACCATTAAGCTAACCCAGGATCTTGGTGAGGCATATACAATTCCGTATTGGTCGCCAGATGTCCGGAACATCGCCTTTATCGGCAAGAAAAATATTGTGTATGTATTCAATCTAGACAGCAGGGCATGGGCACAAATTGATCAAATTGACCCTTATACTTTACTGAGCTGGTCGCCGGATAGTCTATACTTGAGTTATGTAAAAAACGGACGGATTGTGATCTACAATATCAACTCCCATGCCAGCGGTTCAATCGTTCAACAAGGAGCCACCGATGTCCAGTGGTTTCCTTCAGGAGAGGCTCTCCTGTTTGCAGCTCCGGATGAAGCAGGCAATACACAACTATATAAAATTAACCGAGATGGCATGAACAAACAGCAATTAACTCAAAATACGGAGGGGCCTCTCCACAATGTCAGAATATCACCTAACGGAGAGTTTGTCCTATATACATCCCCAGGAGCCAGCATTTCCTTGATTACAACGGTTAACCTGACAACAGGAGCAAGCTACCAACTTAATGGTGGCCCTCAGGCGAAAAACTATTTCCCCGAATGGTCCCCGGACTCTTCACTCATCGCATACAGTGCCACCGACTTCGTGGATAATCAATATGTTTCTTTAATCCAGACCGACAGCCGAGTTGGAGGGCAACAAAAAACATGGGCGGTATCCACCTGCTTCTCTACCCCTTTAAGTTGGTCGCCGGATGGGAACCGAATCGCTTACTTATCAGGATGCAATAATCAAGAACAAGCAACCGAAATGTGGATTATTGATATAAGAAACCCTAATAATCCGATCAAAATTGTTGAAGCACGGTGGATTACAGCTCTTAGATGGTCACCACGAGTGCATGATGTTCATCCGTATGGATTATATTTGAATCAGGTATACAAGGTATCTTTCTATTATCCGCGAAGCTGGCACAAAGTTACCGAAGAACGATTCGAAGGAGCGGACGGATTTTTTCAGATATCCGCGATCTCTTCTGAGGAAGGAATTCACGAGGTATGCAGAGCGGAAGCTTTTCATATGTTGAAACCCTATGGGGCAAACCCCCGAATTTTCCCTGCTGTTATTCAAGCACAAGAAGCCTGTTTCATATTTCCTTCGGAAGACCAACCCGTGGAAATGAGAAATCAGGCGGCACTTATTGTAAAATATCCTGCTCCCGTTGTGATTCAAGGAAATACGTATTCATATTTCATCTTATGGGCTGATCAAAATCACTTGATTTCACTGGGAAAGACACTTACTTTTAACTATCAAAGTTAATACGTTGAATAGGTCTCCATAAATTATTTTTATTTGGGATATTTGTGTTTGAGAAATAGGTCTTTTGTTTTGAGGACTCATTGGAGTTGATTCAGGAGCTGTAACAAAAATAACTGTTGTTACTTTAGGACTGTAACTTCTTTCCAATAAGCGGAAAACTCTTTCGAATCAGTAACATACGATATTTCAGTATAATAGATTGGAGGAATGAAAATGGTTCGTACACTTGACGCTCGTACTTCTCTCGCCTCCACGGGCATTACTCCACTCAACATTCCACTTCCATCAAACACACCTACCCTGCTTGGGATCGTGGGACTCAACATTGTTAATCCAGGACCGCTCATCCGTACTCAGTTTAATGGGACTTATCGATTCTCAGTGGCCAGTTTATCTTCGTTGCCCTCTACAATTCGACTGGAAATCTTCAGGGGGGCCACTAATACAGGCCAACCTATTTATGTCGTTTCCCAGCCTATATTCACTTCCACCAACACTATACTCGCAAGTTTCGAAGGTTCAGATTACAATGTGCCTGCTCCTTTAAATGGACAATTAATCTATTCTTGCTATGCAACATTTGTGCCGGCATCCGGGATGGAACAGGCTACCCGTCTTGGACCGGAATGCTTTAATGCTGTCGCATATAGCGACGATTAACTTCAATTTCTATATGAATCTCTAGGGAAGGAGGATATCAAATGGTCAAAACCTTAGATGCACGGACTTCCCAAGGCTCCAACGGACAGAACATTTTAACACCCAGCTTCACGAATGGAGTACCACAATTATTCGCGCAGGTTGGACTACAAGTAAATAATCCAGGAATGGTCATACGGACGCTTTTTTCGGGTATTATCGAAATTACCGCCGATCAGCTTCCTGTTAACGGGGAACTTGTCATAGAAGTGTACCGAGGATTGAGCAGTTCACAGCAGCTTGTTTATCGTGCGGGCACAATCGTTCTGGCCAATGAATTTTTCAGTCCTTGCGTATTCAGTTTTACTGGTTCTGATTACAATGTGCCTCCCCCTGGAAATGGTCAACTTATTTATTCTGCGTACGCTACATTCACCTATAATCCAAGCTTCAGTGTTAACAACGTTCGCCTGGGACCCGAAAGTTTCAATGCTACAGTGTATTCCAATGATTAATAGCTATGAGTTAATTGAGGATCAACTTTTCTCTTTTGCTGATTACACGTAATAAAGGGAAAGCTCATTAATTCATGGGCTTTCCCTTTATTTAGGCCAACTGTAATCCTCTTCTGCCCGAACAATCTTGATTCTCCTGTTTGGCTTGTCAATTGATGTGACGACTCCCCGCATAACCTTTGTCCTTGGATCGGTACACGAACTTGTACCGATAAAACAAAAAAAGCCGCTAAAATAGCGACTTCAACGGGAACATGTTCTTGTTCCCGACATTTTTTCATCACTAGCCATAATAAATAACGTTGATGTAACCCTGGATGGGCCATTTGCCTGAATAAAACAAGAGGGTATCTCCCTGATTCTAACTTATTTAATTAACTTATTTACAGTTATCATCAGTTCATCCAAAACTTTGTGATCGCCTTCTGAAATGCGTTCAATGACACAGCTTTTCATATGATGTTCCAAAAGCTGCTTTCCTACTCCATTCAACGCGGATTGAATGGAGGCAATTTGGTGCAACACGTCATCACAATACGTATCCTTCTCAATCATTCCTTTTACTCCACGCACTTGCCCTTCAATCCGATTCAACCGGCTAATTAATTTTCGCTTCGTACTCTCCGAATGATGGCTTTTCCGTTCGTTTGAAGATGTATGGTCACATGAGGCGGCCTCAAGTATCGTATCATCCAAGTAGATCAACTCCTTTATTACACATTACCATCCCCCCCTACCCTATGTAAAGGGAGCAAGAAGTATCATGGTACGTGCTAAGAGAACGGCTTGTCATCAACCAAGATCGAATCGGTTGGGCAACCATCTACTGCATCTTGTAAGTCTTCCAGCCAACCCGGACCTATTAGTGACATACCGCGGTTGTCGTCTCCTTCAAAAATCACATGTGCCAAACCCTCATCATCATAACCAAAAATCTCAGGCGCCACTGCTCCACATGCACCACAAGCGATGCAAGTATCTTTATCTATACAAGTATATTTAGACATATTATACCCTCCCCTCCTACAACGATACATCAGTCAAAGGGCTATTTCTATTAAGAATAACCCCGGTCGAAAGTTGACCGGGGTCATAAGAGTTACTTTACTAACTCACTGATTTCAGTAAGATTTTCGGCAAAGCCTACAAAGACCTTATCTCCAATGACAATGGTTGGTACAACCTGTTTGCCAGTCAACTTCCAGACTTCCTCAGCGTACTTGCTATCTTCTTCACAATTGTAATCCGTATAGGGAAGCTCACGCTCTTTAAAGTAACGTTTAGCATAATTGCAATCGCTACAGGTTGGGATTGAATAAATCTGAATGGATTCCGTCATGCCCAATTACTCTCCCTTGTATTTCAATATATATTACGCTCCGACGTTATATCCTTTTCTACGGATCGCTTCTTCAATTTCAGCGATTTGAACTTTAGAATCGTCAAATCGAACTTCTACTGTTCCTTGTTCAAAATTTACGTGGCCTTCAGCGCCAAGAGCGCTAATTGCACCTTCAATTTTAGATACACAAGAACGGCAAGACATACCTTGAATTTTTACAGTTGCTTCTTTCACTTTTTTCACCCCCTTTCAAGCGTCATAGACTTCAAGTTTTCCAGTGTCATTCGATTAACGAATTTGCTGAACTTTTCTTTGCCTTTCGCATGTATCTTATAATAATCAATAATTGCGGTAACGAAAGGAATAAGCTGATCCTCCATTAATCCGGAATGTAGTAGCTTGGCGAAGGAGGGTTTAAGCCCCTTCGACTCGCCACCAACATAAACATCGAACTTATCGCGCATCTTTACGATCCCAATATCCTTAATCAATGGTTCACTAGTGCCTAAGGCGCATCCAGCATATCCAATCTTGAGTGGTGTAGGCGTATCGATACCGGAAATGGCTTGATTTAAATTTTTGGCTGTTTCCATGCCTGCTTCTTCTGCACCTCTACAAAAGTTGCAAGCGATAAGACTTTTGGTTACAAATCCTGCAGGGTTTATTTCAAGACCGTGATCTTCAAGTTTATTTTTGATCTGATCTCGTTGTTCAATCGATACTTCTGCGTAGAGTTGCTTAAAGGGTGTCATCTCCACTTTTGAATCTGGAGCAATAATCTCGCCAATTTTAACTAGTTGCTCCGGAGTGAATAAGCTTCCACCAAGTTGGATTGCTGGACTAATCGCTATTTTAATTTTATCTCCCATGCTCATACCTCTCTACTCACTTTACAACTACGACGAAAGGTACTGTAAAGACTTCCCCATCATGTTGGAATTGGCCCCAGATTTTATAGATTCCGCTATGCGGGAAGGAGGTCATAAATTCCGCTTTTGGACCTGTTGCCTTTTCCTCTGTTGGATGAACATGCAGATATTGCTCTGCATCCTCAGAAAGGATAACAACATGACCTACAGCACCGAGGTATTGTTCCAGATTATTAATCCCTTCGTCCGTTTTCGCATCCATGATATTAAAGGTCAGATTTACGTCTTCATTGGCCTTTGTGCTACTCAATGAAAGTTCGATTTTTTTACCATCCACTTCTTTTACAAGATTGGAATCCGCTTGAACAGGTTCTTGGGCTTTTTCTGAACCCCCAACGTTCACCCATTCACTGAGTGTAGTACTCGCTCCACCTTTTGGAACAAAGTCGGCAAGGATTTTGTATTCGCCACCGGCTGGAAATGAAGTTTCAATCGCAAACTTCCCATCGCCTTTATAATCAGGATGAATGTGATTAAAGTAAGAAAGATCTTTACTCACGACGATAAGGTGCATTCGTTTTTCGTGGCCCATTTCAAATTCATTAACCGGATTTCCATCGGCGTCCGTGATTTGGATTGTCAGATGCGAATTTTCATTGGCCTTCACATCTGATGCAAAGGAGAACGAGGCTTTAAGGGTACTTGCTGTTGAATCAGCATGAGGCCCTGCATGAACATGACTCGCACCTTCAGTTTCAGAATTCATCTCAGTATGATTCATACCACCATGTCCATCTGTA
The nucleotide sequence above comes from Paenibacillus sp. W2I17. Encoded proteins:
- a CDS encoding copper amine oxidase N-terminal domain-containing protein, whose translation is MKKTVILLTSLALMLATAAGTTSAKPGNTPPGQSGKEVSSKAPKDKETPIEEKQTEEVESAETVSPEDDKVKDSSTLETENITDPTEPKKKGSKGYKGLLNAIQHVEDKPAGAVLADILLTKYATELTDEQIKELEAILEKDKALETAAEMLEKNGSVTDAVYLQEEAIKANFKNLDLYKTMGKLNEKAGKKNGVKLYVNGEASDSEPFVKKGNTFVPFRAIAESLKAEVAWNPEERSIIVTKDGVSIKLVVDSKTATVNGKNVSLDAPATITKGSTYVPVRFISEALDATVQWEEESKTVVVYEEE
- a CDS encoding nitrite reductase, encoding MGDKIKIAISPAIQLGGSLFTPEQLVKIGEIIAPDSKVEMTPFKQLYAEVSIEQRDQIKNKLEDHGLEINPAGFVTKSLIACNFCRGAEEAGMETAKNLNQAISGIDTPTPLKIGYAGCALGTSEPLIKDIGIVKMRDKFDVYVGGESKGLKPSFAKLLHSGLMEDQLIPFVTAIIDYYKIHAKGKEKFSKFVNRMTLENLKSMTLERG
- a CDS encoding glutaredoxin family protein; protein product: MTESIQIYSIPTCSDCNYAKRYFKERELPYTDYNCEEDSKYAEEVWKLTGKQVVPTIVIGDKVFVGFAENLTEISELVK
- a CDS encoding AraC family transcriptional regulator, which encodes MLPFYEIRKDDLSVIRNAKQISFPAHMHGYIEILYVLSGSQRVEINEKMYELHKGDVALIFPDIIHRYETSGYPTTNEVLLIIHPKIFGGLFPDLTRFHPENPIVTQPFVHEDVASAFERIKREDDYAIKLGWTHIIMSHLLREIEFKQIQRSPIQDLSKKLMEYLSNHFTEPITLDSLAAEFNVSKYYISRIFSNKIKINLRNYLSMLRVEYASMLIRTTDASLTTICVNAGFDSQRTFNRVFRAIYGMTPRDFKNNVHNYLK
- a CDS encoding heavy-metal-associated domain-containing protein translates to MKEATVKIQGMSCRSCVSKIEGAISALGAEGHVNFEQGTVEVRFDDSKVQIAEIEEAIRRKGYNVGA
- a CDS encoding metal-sensitive transcriptional regulator, which gives rise to MDDTILEAASCDHTSSNERKSHHSESTKRKLISRLNRIEGQVRGVKGMIEKDTYCDDVLHQIASIQSALNGVGKQLLEHHMKSCVIERISEGDHKVLDELMITVNKLIK
- a CDS encoding ferredoxin yields the protein MSKYTCIDKDTCIACGACGAVAPEIFGYDDEGLAHVIFEGDDNRGMSLIGPGWLEDLQDAVDGCPTDSILVDDKPFS